Genomic window (Falco cherrug isolate bFalChe1 chromosome 4, bFalChe1.pri, whole genome shotgun sequence):
TTGGAATTTACATAACTGAAATACTTTGGCAGAAAGGACAGGAGAAGAACTTTTTCATTTGACTTATTTTATGGGCCTTCAGGACAGATTTAAAGATGGCACTAAGTGGCAGCTAGTGTACAAAAAGGGGATAGAGCTATAGCTGTGAAACTCTGTGACAGGCCCTGTAGGAAAACAGTGAAGGACATGGAGTAATTCTCTGAATGGAAGATAAAATCTGAGAAGTTCAGTATGCATAAAAGCAATGACACTTGAATTACTTTTGTTCTGAGTAAATCCCTctcctcttaaaaaaacaaaccaaaaacctaaaaaaccccaaccaaacatCCAACACCCTAAGCATCTGAATAAAGAGAATATAAAACTGTAGATAAGATGCTGAactgccttccagcccttttaAAGCAGTCGTAGGTGGATTAAATATGTGCAgaattccaaagaaaaatgaggattTCTAGTGATCTTCACTGTTGTTCTTCAAAGAGAGGCAACACAGGGAAGTCTTTCAGCTGATGTGCTCTCAAGCACTAGTAATATTAAGACTTGACTCCAAATGAATTGTTAGTAGTTTAAACTCATAACTTGGCCTAAGATAGATCAGTGTGCTATTGTGTGGATTCTGTTGTGGCTGAAATCCCTCCAAGATCTTTGTTGTAGCTGGTTACCTTTCTTACAAATTGGATCAATTATTGAGCTGGTTAAAATGTTGCTGAGCGTCAAGATTCTGAAACAAAGTGATGCAATGTTTCTAGTTCCATAGGGTGGTGAAGACATTTTGAATTGTCAACTAGCTTGATGTTGCAGAAATCAGTAAGACAATGTAAACTAGTGTTTCTTAAAGGTGGTGCTTTGCAGTGTTCTAAAAACATCACAGGGGCAGTAGTAAAAGCTTTTCACCAGACTTTCAGAACTTCGTGTTGCTTACAACACCATTACAGCCTTGTCGTTAGCTGTTCACGATCATCCTGGCTATAAAGAGGAGCAGAGCTTCAGTGTTTGCTTACTAGTAGAGCAGCTGTCAGAGCATCACAGTACCTTCAGTCATTCCACCTTAAGAGGACTGGGAAAGAAATGCTGGATGAATGTATACATTCTAAAGATTTCATGTGGAACCTCTTCTACTCTGAAATTCTGCGGAGATTGAGATGAAACTTCATGGTCTGACAGAAGGTTCCTTCCCCATTAATGGTCTCATTGCAGTGGTCTAGCATTTGCAAGGTAGCACTTCACTAGATTGTTACATTCTGACCCATATCGAAGATGCTTCTGAACATGGTCTTTTAGTTCAAAGGGTGATGATAGCAGGCGGCAGATGTTGAGGACTGATGGATGGCTGTCCAGAAGACCTGAGGTTTTGCTGTGCTGATGTTTTTTGGTGTGCTTGCTCGAAGCCTATTTGAAAAGCTTATGTTTGTATCTACctttttctagaagaaaaggTATTCTTTCTTACAGGTAtagtggttttaaaatattttttttttttttccgcaaagttagtgtttttttaaaaaaaccaacaaaacactaAGTAATACTTGGTATTACTTTTTTGCCTTGTGTGTTGCAGTATCTTATGTTGACTACCCTCTGCTAAGTCTTTAGAACCACACATGCAACACTGTGCAAAGGGCAAGATCTGTAAACATCTGTGGAGGACCCATTTCTCAAGATTGGAGTTCTGTTTTTTATGTAGTTCTCAGTATTGGCAACACTGGCACTGATCCAGTGTTGTAATACTGCAGTTTTGCGATATTTTTGCTGAATTACAGGATATTCACCTGCCTATCACAATaggattttcttcctgtgtttagaggaatgtaaaattttatgtactagaatatgaaaaaaaaaaagaaaacagttggGATGTGTGTGGAATCTCAGGGTTAATAATAAATTGAGAGGATTATGAGTGATAAGTGTTGGCTGTTCAAGGGTGATGATTCCTCCTACAGTTACCAGGGATTTCATGTGCCACTATTCGGCTTTTCAGTAACTCAGAATACTAATATTAGTTGTTTAAACCAAGGCTACTGTAATGTACTATGTGTCTATAGTAGCAAGAACTCATCTGAGAAGCATTGGCTACAGCAGCTGTTGGCAATACggaaattttctgttttctaatgcTAGTTGTATACTCTTTGCAGTTTTGACCACctttcagaacagttttctgaagTAGTGTTTATTAGCAGTAAAGACAAACTTTATATAGACAAACTGAATTATTAATTCAGTTGGCAAAGACCAGAATAATAACAGGATTTGTCATTCTGTTTTGTAAGACGCTTAATCTGTGGTGCAAGCAGACCAGCTTAGGAATGTCATTATTGACCAAAACTTCTCCCATAGCTTGTTGAAGAAATGCTTTAAGTATTGTTTGTGGTATCAAAAGGGGACCCTTGATATACCATAACAGAATGCAAGAAGGTCTCAAGTGTTTGCAATTACAAGTTGCAGACTCTGGAGACTCTGAAATACCATGAAATTGCTAATACTTGCAGAAACATATCCAGTTACCCATTCTGGTTTTCtaaaatcctgtatttcttgACTCTTACTAAACTCTTTGAAGTATGCTTTAAACATAATATAATTAATAGATGTTTAAGATCATAAaattagatatttaaaaattatcacTGACTATTCTAATAGTAATTCAAAAAACAAAGCCTCAAACTAGACAATATAAATCCACTTTTGTTCAGACAGCAGTAAGTGtaaaaagctgtgtttcttattttctttcttcatcccatcagattatttttttccagatgtccTCATTAAATCCAGACCTGAACTTTAGTTAATacagggaggagaaaagctAACCTATTATGACTGTTCATACCATGCTGTACCTGTGATACAGTAGAGGTGCTGTTTTATTGGTGGTGTTAAATGCAATATGGGAAGGacttcaggtaaaaaaaaaaaaaaaaaagcaagaaccccccaaaaaacccacagcaaacaaaaaaagacagtatcttacacagttatttttaaatcatgaaaATACACTCTCGGAATGAGTCCCAGCATATATTGTGTTTAACTATTCAAGTATTCAGTCTGTACATCACTAACTTTGTAGTGATGTCACATTATTGAAGTAATTCAAAGCAGTTAGATGCAGTTGAAGTGAAAGCTTGATCTTTTGTTCAACACCAATGGTGTCTTGAACTCCATAGTAGAAAGGTAAAGCGGCTGTGATACCAGCTTTGCCCAGTCAagttctctctctcccttctccccacttCCTCCCCACACCCTTCTCCAATGACCTGTTTCCTTGTCCAGGCTGCTGTGTGTGGCGTTATCCAGACTGAaagatcattttttttcagtgaattctTGATTGCTTAACAAATATCAGTCACCTGTGCAGGTGTGTGCATATAACTAAAAGTTCAGTGTTTCAAAACTTCCTTTACCTAAATGCCAATACATGTATAAAACACCACATACTGTAATAAATATCAAATTAAATTGGAATCTGTTAAATGTaatgcttcctttctgtttttggCACTGGAGGCCATGATCCTGTAGTTTGGGAGCTGCTCATTTTGTCAAACTAACACCTTACAGATAATAATTTGAAGGAGGTTTTGTTATTATGAATGGGCTGCTGTAGGTTAAAACCTGTAATCTAAGATTGAAATATTACCGGTGCTATTCCTGATcctcattttctattttctgacTGCAAACATACAGATGTATATTCTGGACTACAAAGTCTTATTTTCCGCAGCATTTGCAACCAAAAGTAATAGTACATGTTTGTAGGGATCCCGTTTGCTTGCCTGCTCACTGTTACCTTGCAAAATCCGTGCAAGTCTTTCGACAACATTCAGGTATTTGGAAGAAGATCCAcgctgaaataaaaatggactGTTGATAGTTAAAGGCTCCTAAAGGGGTAATACCTGTCTTAAACCCcaatataatttgatttttccctttaaaatgtttcatttgatGGTCTGGAAAATACACTTCTCTTTCTTAAACGGTGTTTGAGAATGTCTTTACATGGTTAGAGTGAAagtgcaatttttcttttacattaaatgTTCTTAACATTGGTGCATACCcaaaatcagcaagaaaagtgaatttaaatgttttaacattAGTCTAATAAAATTGTATAATCCAAAACCGGTTCATAACAAAACACAGACGTGTCAGTAATTAGAAGCACCAGTAGTTTTTTACAGCCTTTGTACAAAGTAAATACTTTTGTATCACTTGTCTGAAACAGGTTTTCAAATAGTGCTTTGGATCCTATTGCAGCAGTCCTTAGGTAATAATGCCAGCTTAGGTACTGTGTTTCAAAGACTTGAGGTGTGGTCATTAGAAATGATGCAAAGAATTTGAAAACCTCTTTGGAAGGACCTCCCAGTTGCTACTGTCCAAATGTGAGTGATACAAACTATCAATTGCTGTTGGATTCATAATGGCTTATTGTAGATTGCAACTTCTCTGTATTTAGGGAATGCAGTCAAAACTGTAAAAGGCTTTCTTATGTTTGTATATGTAATAAAGATTgtgattatttaatttttttttttacttggcaGTTATTGTTGGCAGCTAAGctaagaaaattaaagttttaattaaaattaaagtagGTCGTTAAACGTTGTGACCAGGGTATCAGAGTTTCTTGCAGACTGACAACTGTGAACTGATCTTTATCCACTGAAATGTAACATGTTTCTTGGTACTTCCAAGACAGACAATCAAGTCTCAAAATTAACTCTTCATCTGTCTTGCTGGTATGTTGCTCTTCGCTGTACTACCCCAATGTCAAAGAACTCTTCCTCTTAGAGGTGTTTGTTCTTTTCACTAAATAAAACACGTGCCAGGTGTCCTAGTTTTGAGGTGGCTTCTTGTCAGCTGAGTTTATTACTCTGCAAGTTGTTGATTGGATGTAAAAATgccaagaagcagaaaattccTTACTTTTCAAGATAACGTGCATATTGCTGCATTTCCAGAAAGGTGGTTTTCATCATGAAGCTGATTTTTCAGCCAGCTATTTGCAGCCTTCATTTTTAGGTTTGTGCACACATACATTCCTAGGATGTgtgcacagatttattttaatctagATCATCCTTGTGGAAgaggactttaaaaaaaaaagaaaaaaaaagtccctagGCtaggaaactgaggcaaggaAACTAAAGCTAACGATCGTGGTTTATCCACAAAACGTACTTTAGTGGATTTTTAAAGATCTGAAATGCTGTTTGACTCTGCCTTGCAGTAAGGTAAATagttctggttttgtctggggACAGAACTCACTAGGTGGCGATGTGGCATAGCTACAAACAGCATTATTAAAACAGACTAAGTGTAGTTAAATAGGTTAGCGATCATTTATTCGCTTCCAGTTTGGGCACATCACAGTTAAATCAGGCAGGTGTCAGGTTTTTGTTTCCTCCTCTATAACATGTATATTCAATAAGTTTCTTGTTAAAGATATGCAAAAAGTTATATTTCTGAGTAGTATCGTTtcattattaggaaaaaaaaaatgctctggTTGAGGTACCTTCATGTTTTGAGGTTGTGTATTGTTCCTCACAGTTAAATAATAGCAAAGTGGTTGTGTTCTTTTAACTCAAGATTCTTAACAGTGTCTCTTCTCCacaggtgaaaaacaaaaataagctcTATTGGGCTAAGTGCTGTCCTTAGTGTCACAAATTAAGTGATGTGTACTAGTATTTGAGAGATCCTCGAACAGCAGATGAaaggattaaagaaaaaaattgctttctgaatTGTAATGGTTTTTAAGTCTAGCGTTAACTGTTTGTTAAAATCCTatgggtttgtggttttttggatTTGGGGggattttaaaagttacttttgCGTTAATACAGTTCTCAAAAGTACGCTCTGCTCCTTTGAAAAGCCGTTTCGGTGATGCCGAGTGTGCGAAAGGCCATTCTGTTGATCCTCAAAGCGCAGAGCAGCgtgcggggcgggggctgcggggcgggggcagggcgCCTGCCCGCCCGGTGCAGCTTCCCCGAGCCGCGATTGCGAGCCGAGCGGGGAGGCAGGTTGTCATGAGGGAGCCATGGAGGCTGGGCCCGCCATtttgctgagctctgctggagCAGGCCCTTGTGAGGGAGatggcaggaggctgggggagcGTGAAATGGCAGCCggcgagcagcagccccgccATGTGCCCCCTCCAGGAAGCCACTTCGGCACAGCGTCCCAGTCCGCCCAGCCCCTCGGGGTCAGGGGACGGCAGGGAAGATGCCgttttcagaaaaagctggTTAGGCTTTCGCTTCACCTTTCTGGTGGGTGGAAGGCAAAGTCTAGGGAAAGTGGCTGTTGGTGGTTAGCACCCGGCTCTCCGAAGAAGGGCTGTGTGTCACGGTGCTCCGGCACCCTGGTGCGGTCCTGTAGCACTGTCGGCAAACGGGCCAGGGGACAGGGATGAGCCATTCGCCACAGCGGGGCACTAGTAACCAGCCTAACTAAAACAAACCCAGGGCTTGTGTTTCTGACggaaaataatgtgttttgtaTGTAGCGTTCCAGTAGGATGCAGGTCTCACGTCCCTCTTCCCTGTCTGTCCTGCAGGCAATGGAGCATGCGAACGGCATGGAGCTGGATGGCAGGAGAATTCGGGTGGATTACTCCATCACCAAGAGAGCACATACACCCACCCCAGGCATTTACATGGGCAGGCCAACACAGTAAGGAGTTCCCTTCCTTCCTGTAATGGGActaaaatggttttaaaccGAATGCCTGGAGTCTGGTTGAAGAAACAGAgccaaagataatttttttgcattaagaGTTATGCCAATTGTATTTTATCACAAACTTATTAATATAAAGAACGTGCTATTATGGTTCACATATACTACTAAATCCTACTGTAGTTTATTGTGTTTATTGTATTGtagtttatttataaataaataaacaactGAAggagttctttttaaaaatacatgtccAGCATGGTCTCTTAATGCACCCTTAGCTTACCAAAATACTAAGGTACCCATTTGCCAGTGATTTGGATGGGAATTAGGCTCAAATCTCTGGcaggtttttctggttttttttggttttgttttttttttaaggcgtttttcttttaattgtttcATTGTTAGATTGTTTCATGGCATAGTCTTAAGTGGCTAATTTACAATAACACgttaaaaaagcttttaaataatttaaatcaagATGAAGAGTAGCTCtctacagtaattttttttgctttttccctaaTAGCAGTGGAGGAGGTGGTGGCGGTGGAGCAGGTCGTCGCCGTGACTCATATTATGATCGGGGGTATGACAGAGGATATGACAGATATGAAGAATATGACTACAGATACAGGtacctaatttttattttatttctgtaggaaCAGTGGAGTTGttggaaaaactgaagagctAAGTGGCAAAAACTGTTACTCGGTTTGTAGCAAGATTCTGTATACATGCTTGCTATGTGTTAGGGTTTGTGGGATTAAAGTAGTCATAATCTTCGGTGTTAATGTAACTTGGTTATACAGTAAACAGTTGGGCAAGGGGTTAATTTTGCTACCTGAAGGAGGTGGAGCATGTACCCTACAAATGTGGTGGACAGATAGAAGTGAACTCGTTTTTCCATGCTGTATATAGAACCAGAGACAGCTGATAGACAGTGCTGTTTAAAAAGGAGTTATTTGTAGATGGGATTTTTAATGCTTGACATTTCATAACCATCTCACTGGTTTTAATGTTATCTAGTTTTAGAGAATGTTGTTCAACAAGAATTGTAGGCATCTAGAAAAGCACTTCATGTGTTTGCAGGGCTAGTGAGAGTTTATTAAATTCTTTGGGAATATCTTAcagttttaaatacagcaaatagAGAAATATAAAAGcgttttttaaataactgtaagCCATAGCCAAATAAAGCTGAAATCATTCATGCAGGCCAAGTCTTTCAGTGCTAAGGAAATGGTTCTGTTCTGTAGAAGCGATGTGAATAAGGCTGCTTTCATAATTGACGTTGTTgagtttcttctttccttttctttaaaggagACGATCACCATCGCCTTATTATAGTCGATACCGATCACGATCAAGATCCCGTTCCTATAGTCCAAGTAAGTAAATACAAGGGAATAAATACAATACGGGTGGCTTAAACCTTCTTGTTACTAGAATTAATTGATCAATGGAAATTCTGAATGGGAAAGCACAAAATCTGGGCACATTAAAGCTGAGGTGATGTGTGTACAGGTAGTTTACAGTAATTGtgttgtcttatttttttccagggcGCTACTGAAGATCAGAAGAGTTAAAAGTTGAAgatatgatttttaaatacaaagttcAGATCTTAGTTTCCCTACTGCTTTCCCTCCCATCCTCCCTTGTCCTCCATCCAGCTCTTTTACGAATCTTTGGTTCATTTAGAATATACATATCTTCAGTTGAAGTATTCCTGTTTTCCATCCCTCCTTATTGTAATACTCTTAAATATTGTAATTGTTGTAGTTTTTGTGTAGTAAAACATcttaagcaaaatgaaatagaGAACCCAAAGTGCTGATAAGTTTTGGAAGTCAttcctattttgtttttaaaacaattggACTCCTGACTAATCAGAAGAGAGCaatgatatttttaaagcttgcaTGTCATATGTAGTATACACACTCAGATACTTCAGTATAAACCTGCATTTCCACGTAACTCGTTAACCTTTCTGTTAAAAAGTTTACCTATTACTTTGATAAACAAGTAATGACTTTGAGCCTTTTCTGTAATGACAAATTTACTTAGATAGTCATgaaccagaattttttttttttattattattattgtcagGTAGTTGCTTTGAGTGTAGACTATTTGAGCTAGAGCAAAATTTGGTATTTGACTGACTGGGAAAATAGATCCTTGTACACTCAAAATTAATGCTGTGTTTTATAGATAAAGTTTCTGGATTGCTGCACAGTGGATAACATTTGAAGTTAAAACTAAAAAtcctgggggttttgttttacttgttgAATATTTCCCCTTAATCGGtgcaggagagaaaatatttattgaacGTAGCAATTAGTTATATAATTTGCtgttcacttaaaaaaaaaaaacactaaaacaaacaacaaatccCACCAATTTTTTGGTATTGCAATAATGATTAAGCAAATTTTGTTTCCAGTCCTTTTTTGGAGTTTTGAAAGTATGGATGGAAAAACCCACAACTACATGtaaaccttttttcccccttaataAAAGTTAATTCCACTGATAAGTGGtttcttgtcttttgttctGCAGTTGGTGTCACCTTGGAGTATAGGTTAAACAAGACTTAATATTGCTGTATGGATAATAAAGTCAGCATTTCTGTGTCTTCTCAGGAGCCTTATCTCCCCCGAGAATCAGCACGCAGTTCTGTGGGGTGGCTGAGCAGAGTGGGTAGCCCGGTTTTCTCTTGTGCCGCCTTTGGCACTTGCTGGAGTCACGGTGAGATGGttaaaaggagagaaacacTACTGACTTTGTTGAGATTTCTGGCACGTTCTGCACTCTGAAATAGCTCGCCATGTGGCTGGTTGAATGTTGATGTTGGCACAGCAAAAAGAACAGGACTACAAAGCCCACACAGCAAAAATCATTTCGTCCTGATTGTCAGGGAATGCCACCAGAAGAGCTTGTCATAATTTTAAGAGGGCAAGCATATGAAACACAATTTTGTTAACTATTTGTGAATGTCAGAGCCAGGaactattaaaaattaattaaaagaaagattaacACACATCCAACAATTCTTAAAAGCTTGATACAACGTACCAGGAGAAATTGGTGACAAAACAAGTTCTAACTTTCTGGCTGTTGTTCAATACTTTTATCCATTATTTTTCAGCCATAAATTGCAGTTAAACTcgtaataaaaattaaaggatCTGAAACAAGTTAAATACCAGtaaaatcagagttggaaagTTGCCTATTGGTGGTCCAGACAAATTaagaaatattaacaaaaatgtCCTAAAAACCACAGAGCCAAAGTCTCAACATGGAGAactgttggtatttttaattttggttttgtcctttCAAAATGAAGGAGAGCGCTGTGCAGAAATAGCGAGGCAACTGGATGCAAAAGCATGGGGAGACAGCTGCAGGGCTAATTTGGGGGATGTGTTTAGGCTCAGGGAATTATGGTGATGGCAGCGAGGGAGAGGTGGCTGCCGCTTGCCATTGTGGCATTTGTGGCCTGTAATTGCCAGGGGGTGAGGAGTCAGGTCTGTCAGCTGGGCCCTTCAGCAGGTCGGTTGCCTGGAAGCTAAAGCCAGGAAAGGAGGCTCTCGGTCCTCGTCTGGGAGATTGTTTCTTCCAACAGCTGGACCCATCAGCCTAACAGTCCCATTTGTCACGAGTCCGTACAAATTGTAAGTGGCGGCAGCGCTGTCTCAGCGTGGTGCATTTTGTGCTTCGTGTTGGCTGGTGTGATGCAGTCCACTTCAACGAGTGAAAGTGGTAGTTCTTACTGCGTTGGACATACTTGTACATGTATGTAATGTATTTGTTAGGCCTAAATGACTGTTTCTAAAACTGTCAGTCCCGAAAAGGGAAGGATAATTTGTAACCGTTTCCTCATTTGGGtaggcagcttttttttttttttttttttttttttaaccccaagATCAGTTGGGCAGAGGTCTGCGTTAGCAGTTTTCTGTAACTTCTGTGGCTTGCGTTCTTTGCAAGGATGGGAGCCTTGTCTCTGTTGGAAAGGGATTTGGGAACACCGTTTATATAAGCTCCTGATCCTGTTTATGAAATGGAATAGCCTGGGTAACTCATACCGTGTCGCTAAACGCAGCTAGTTAAACAGTTACACACTTCCTCTGgtaatttttgtgttttcttgtgttctAGGTGAGGAATTTAAGCATAGTCAGAACTCTGATCGAATACTAAAGTTctaaaacaatgtaaaaaaaagtcAACCCAAGTAACAAAACCTGGGGTTAAGCTCATTGTATACTAGCACAAATTAAGTTTGCAGTTGGATTGTAGGGAATGTTTAAATGCTAACTGTATAGACAGACCTGATAGTTCATCTAGGTTTTCATGTAGCCTCAGTTCTAGGCCGAGGATATAGAATGCAAGGTAATACTTGCTCTTAAACATAGTGTGCTCCCAAATGTTTCAAAGTGGCTACAAGAAGTTCACAACAGCTGCTACGCGGGCTAGCCCGAGGCTCTGTAATGGAAAATTTGCACCCGGTGACAACAGCTAGAGGCATGCTGATTGCCACCTTGGGTCAGAGTAGCTTGTGAGTGTGTGCGTATAAAGATGATGTGCATACAGGGGAGTTTTGTCATTTGTCCTATATAACTGTACTTCACGCCTAATGACATTAAGCCCTCCGTCCTGCAGTACTTGCCAAAGCGTTTGGCTGGTGCTGTGTGGCACGGAAGAGCTGTGACCCAGGCAGCTAAAGAATgttgctggagaagcagctccTGTTGCGTGGCTTCACAAGGGACAGCAGTTGTGTACTTGCACCGCCGCACCACCCCTTACTGTCGCTCTACTCTGTTTAGCCGCGGCCGTCCTCAAACTAACGTGGACACTCTGGaccagagaaggaaaatctgGGATaaactttttctgttgcttcctACAAGAGCAACGTTTTGGGTCGGGCAGGTGATGTGAACAAATTTTCCTGATGCAGGCAGTCAGCACGCTCGTCTTTGAAACCAGCAGTGTAAAGAACACGAAATGCAGGCTTGGGCCATGCCATCTGCAGCACCCACAGACATCATTCCTGGCATTGCTTACATTTTACTTCTGCATGAAGTATTTTGTGGAGGACTGCCTCTGTCTACAGACAGGTAAGG
Coding sequences:
- the TRA2A gene encoding transformer-2 protein homolog alpha isoform X4, which encodes MSNRRRHTGSRANPDPNTCLGVFGLSLYTTERDLREVFSRYGPLTGVNVVYDQRTGRSRGFAFVYFERIDDSKEAMEHANGMELDGRRIRVDYSITKRAHTPTPGIYMGRPTHSGGGGGGGAGRRRDSYYDRGYDRGYDRYEEYDYRYRRRSPSPYYSRYRSRSRSRSYSPRRY